Proteins encoded within one genomic window of Hermetia illucens chromosome 2, iHerIll2.2.curated.20191125, whole genome shotgun sequence:
- the LOC119649222 gene encoding uncharacterized protein LOC119649222 has protein sequence MTMDIASQQRNTDPKIISPNSEMTASTKTNLKRSFDVAFLMMPDDRMRQRKLEKQPRLDGPEKFVATDLSPRPEPHRGISPELFNNAEIKRYPQISVRSPRIYDDPTILPDVETPRSAFTKVTQGGIESPVPPPLSPDQMSCPSMSPPISTTPPRPNGFYNTFRPEYQFNGAFHTVGPVQALAAQNHRIKQQLMYRPLSNPNSPPELLHSYIPPSGFPFAAPGHPFAPQPDITGIVRNPAAAAILSTLIQPTIATTFTMTAQNVCAKCNISFRMTSDLVYHMRSHHKSEVASDPNRRKREEKLKCPVCNESFRERHHLTRHMTAHQDKDSDQTDPSAHIQRRK, from the coding sequence ATGACAATGGACATTGCAAGTCAACAACGTAATACCGATCCCAAAATAATTTCCCCAAACAGTGAAATGACTGCGTCGACAAAAACCAACCTGAAGCGATCTTTTGATGTTGCATTCCTGATGATGCCTGATGACCGGATGCGCCAGAGAAAGTTGGAAAAGCAACCAAGGCTGGATGGACCTGAAAAATTTGTAGCTACTGATCTTTCACCACGGCCTGAACCTCATCGAGGAATTAGTCCAGAGCTATTCAACAACGCTGAAATAAAAAGATATCCTCAAATTAGTGTCAGATCACCTCGAATTTATGATGATCCAACGATTCTTCCCGATGTCGAAACTCCAAGAAGCGCATTTACTAAAGTCACCCAAGGAGGCATAGAGTCACCAGTTCCTCCGCCTTTAAGTCCAGATCAGATGAGTTGTCCATCAATGAGTCCGCCGATATCAACTACTCCACCAAGGCCAAATGGATTTTACAATACATTTCGACCAGAATATCAATTCAACGGAGCCTTCCACACTGTTGGACCAGTTCAGGCTCTGGCTGCCCAAAACCATCGAATCAAGCAGCAGTTGATGTATCGACCGTTGAGTAACCCCAACTCGCCTCCGGAACTACTTCACTCCTATATTCCTCCTAGTGGATTCCCATTCGCAGCACCTGGCCATCCTTTCGCTCCGCAACCAGATATCACAGGAATTGTACGAAACCCAGCTGCAGCAGCGATCCTTTCAACGCTCATTCAACCAACTATTGCTACAACCTTTACAATGACGGCCCAAAATGTATGCGCTAAATGTAACATAAGCTTCCGGATGACGAGTGATCTTGTCTACCATATGAGATCCCATCATAAAAGTGAGGTGGCTTCGGACCCGAACCGGAGGAAAAGGGAAGAAAAACTCAAATGTCCAGTGTGTAATGAAAGTTTCCGTGAACGGCATCACCTAACAAGACATATGACTGCTCATCAGGATAAGGATTCCGACCAAACTGATCCTTCAGCACATATTCAACGACGAAAGTGA